AGGTTCAGCGCCTCGATCTGGGGACGCGGCGTCATGATGTCTTCGACGGAGATCTTTTCCAGCTCGAACAGGTTCAGCAGGATGCTCTTGTGCTTTTGCGGAATATAACTGCCCGCTTCCAGCACGACGGAGCGCAATTCCTCCGGCGACAGGCGCTGCTGGGCATCCGCATGGCCGGCCCCGACGCCGCGGATGCCCAGCAGCCGCAGCAGGCCTTTCACGAACAGGTTGACGAACCAGATGGCCGGCTTGGCCACCTTCATCAGCGGTCGCAGCACGAAGCTGGAACCGAGCGAGATGCGCTCCGGATAGGTGGCGCCGATGATCTTCGGAGAGATCTCCGCGAACACGATCAAAAGGAAGGCGACGACGGCCGTGGCGATCGTGATCACGCTTTCGTCGTGGCCGAAGAACAGGATGGCGATGGCCGTGACGAGCGCCGTGGCCATCGCATTGATCAGCGTGTTGGCGATGAGCACGAGGGACAGCAGCTTGTCCGTACGGTCCAGCAGCCACAAGGTGGTGATGGCGCCGCGGTGGCCCCGTTTGGCGAGATGGCGCAAGCGATATTTATTGGCCGCCATCAGGGCGGTTTCCGCCATCGCGAAGAAGGCCGAGCAAAGGATCAGGAGGGCGAGTGCGAGAATGAGCACCCAAAGTGGTACGGTTTCCAAGGATCACCGTCAAGAATCGTCGGGAAACTGGCGAGGCCAGCGCAGAGGCCGATTCTATGACAAGGGGAGGGGGCTTGCAAGTTTGGCTAGAGACGCGGGTTGCCGGGATTCAGGCTGTCGACCATCGAGCTCGGGATCAGGATGGTGGCGCCACGCTCTTTCGTCGTCTCATAAATGATGTTCATC
This genomic stretch from Massilia putida harbors:
- a CDS encoding HlyC/CorC family transporter codes for the protein METVPLWVLILALALLILCSAFFAMAETALMAANKYRLRHLAKRGHRGAITTLWLLDRTDKLLSLVLIANTLINAMATALVTAIAILFFGHDESVITIATAVVAFLLIVFAEISPKIIGATYPERISLGSSFVLRPLMKVAKPAIWFVNLFVKGLLRLLGIRGVGAGHADAQQRLSPEELRSVVLEAGSYIPQKHKSILLNLFELEKISVEDIMTPRPQIEALNLALPVDDIKAELTTCYHNKLPVYEGEINRIVGILHVRKAVALLNEEDDLTIDHFRELLTEPYFIPQDTGVFTQLQYFQENKERLGIIVDEYGEVQGLVTLEDIIEEMIGDFTTSTPGAARSDAMAWNAQGEVLLEGTTPLRDINKKLGLDLPLDGPKTVNGLLLEQLQEIPEFPIALKIGNCVIEVVQVQNQAIKVVKLLRPVAVKRWLAA